From the genome of Micromonospora lupini:
GCCGGACTTGCCCCGCGCCAGCTCCGCGATGTCCGCGTTCTTCTTCTGCGGCATGATCGACGAGCCGGTGGCGAACGAGTCGTCCAGCTCGACCCAGCCGAACTCGTGCGAGGTCCAGAGCACCACCTCCTCGCCGAGGCGGGACAGGTGCACCCCGATCAGCGCGGTGGTGAAGAGGAACTCGGCGACGAAGTCCCGGTCGGCGACCGCGTCCATCGAGTTGGCGAACGACGTCCGGAAGCCCAGCTCCTTGGCCACGGCCACCGGGTCCAGCGGAAGCCCGGAACCGGCGAGCGCGCCCGCGCCGAGCGGGCTGACCGCCGCCCGGTGGTCCCAGTCGCGCAGCCGCTCCAGGTCGCGCAGCAGCGGCTGCACGTGGGCGAGCAGCCAGTGCCCGAAGGTGACCGGCTGGGCGTGCTGGAGGTGGGTCATGCCGGGCGCGGCGGTGTCGACGTGCCGCTCGGCCTGCTCGACCAACGCCTCGGCCAGCTCGACGAGGCGGCTGGCCACACCCCGCGCGTGGTCACGCAGGTAGAGCCGCAGGTCGGTGGCGACCTGGTCGTTGCGGGACCGGCCGGCGCGCAGCTTGCCGCCGAGGCTGCCCAGGCGCTCCAGGAGACCCCGCTCCAGCGCCGTGTGCACGTCCTCGTCGTCGACCGTGGGCCGGAACGCCCCCGAGGCACAGGCCGCCTCCAGGTCGTCCAGGGCGGCCAGGATCCGGCCCAGCTCCTCCGGGTCGAGCAGGCCGGCGCCGGCGAGGACCCGGGCGTGCGCCCGGGAACCAGCGATGTCGTACGGGGCCAGGCGCCAGTCGAACTGCACGCTCACCGACAGTCGGGCGAGCGCCTCCGCGGGGCCGCCGGCGAACCGGCCACCCCACAGGCTCGTCCGGTTGGTGCCGGCGCTGTTCTCGGTGAGGCTCTTGTCGTCCACCCCGCCCATTGTGGTCCCCATGGTCGTCACCCGCCCAGCCGGGCGTCGCGCGCCGCGGCCATTCCGCTCGGCAGACCCCACAGACGCACGAAACCCTTCGCCAGGGACTGGTCGAAGGTGTCCCCGGTGTCGTAGGTGGCCAGCCCGAAGTCGTACAGGCTCTCCTCGGAGCGCCGACCGGTGACGGTGACCCGGCCGCCGTGCAGGGTCAACCGCACCTCGCCGCTCACGTGCCGCTGCGCGTCGTCGATGAACGCGTCCAGCGAGCCCTTCAGCGGCGAGAACCACAGGCCGTCGTAGACCAGCTCGCCCCAGCGCTGGTCGACGCTCTTCTTGAACCGGGCCAGGTCCCGCTCGACTGTCACCGCCTCCAACTCCTGGTGGGCGGTGATCAGGGCGATCGCGCCGGGCGCCTCGTACACCTCACGGCTCTTGATTCCGACCAGGCGGTCCTCGACCATGTCGAGCCGGCCGACGCCCTGCGCGCCGGCACGCCGGTTCAGCTCCAGGATCGCCTGGTACGGGGTGACGGTCTCGCCGTCGATGGCGACCGGTACGCCGCCGTCGAAGGTGATCACCACCTCGTCGGGGTCGCGGGGCTCCGCCGGGTCGTCGGTGTACGAGTAGAGGTCCTCGATCGGCGCGTTCCAGATGTCCTCCAGGAAGCCCGTCTCGACGGCGCGGCCCCACAGGTTCTGGTCGATCGAGTACGGGGACTTCGCCGACACGTCGATCGGCAGCCCCTTCTCCTCGGCGAACGCGATCGCCTTGTCCCGGGTCCAGGCGAAGTCGCGGGCCGGGGCGATGATCTTCAGGTCGGGGGCCAGGGCGTTCAGGCCCACCTCGAACCGGACCTGGTCGTTGCCCTTGCCGGTGCAGCCGTGCGAGACGATCGTCCCGCCGTGCCTGCG
Proteins encoded in this window:
- the argH gene encoding argininosuccinate lyase; translated protein: MGGVDDKSLTENSAGTNRTSLWGGRFAGGPAEALARLSVSVQFDWRLAPYDIAGSRAHARVLAGAGLLDPEELGRILAALDDLEAACASGAFRPTVDDEDVHTALERGLLERLGSLGGKLRAGRSRNDQVATDLRLYLRDHARGVASRLVELAEALVEQAERHVDTAAPGMTHLQHAQPVTFGHWLLAHVQPLLRDLERLRDWDHRAAVSPLGAGALAGSGLPLDPVAVAKELGFRTSFANSMDAVADRDFVAEFLFTTALIGVHLSRLGEEVVLWTSHEFGWVELDDSFATGSSIMPQKKNADIAELARGKSGRLVGGLVTVLTMLKGLPMTYDRDMQEDKEPAFDAVDTLELLLPALAGMISTMTVRVDRLVAAAPVGFSLATEVADWLVRRNVPFRDAHEITGRLVALCAARECELEDVSDADLSAVSEHLDPSVRDVLSVKSALAARTTPGSTGPGPVADQLAAAADRLAGWRDWATERVVPR
- a CDS encoding argininosuccinate synthase; the protein is MTERVVLAYSGGLDTSVAIPYLAEQTGAEVIAVAVDVGQGGEDLDAIRQRALDCGAAESEVVDARDEFAADYCVPAIRANALYMDRYPLVSALSRPLIVTHLVAAARRHGGTIVSHGCTGKGNDQVRFEVGLNALAPDLKIIAPARDFAWTRDKAIAFAEEKGLPIDVSAKSPYSIDQNLWGRAVETGFLEDIWNAPIEDLYSYTDDPAEPRDPDEVVITFDGGVPVAIDGETVTPYQAILELNRRAGAQGVGRLDMVEDRLVGIKSREVYEAPGAIALITAHQELEAVTVERDLARFKKSVDQRWGELVYDGLWFSPLKGSLDAFIDDAQRHVSGEVRLTLHGGRVTVTGRRSEESLYDFGLATYDTGDTFDQSLAKGFVRLWGLPSGMAAARDARLGG